The DNA region TGACTTCCTCCAGTGGATTCTCAATATATTGCCATTCTTCTTTGAGCCTCGTACTTTTGCCTTCGTTCCATGGTCCGCGGGTTTCCTTTCCTTTGGAATCATTAAAATAAAGGTTGCTGTATCGGGGGGATGTTTGGAATACTCCCGGAGGAAAGTTAGGCTGAATAGTTTCCAGAGCGGCCTCAAACTGTTGAAAATGGGTCACTTCGCGAGTCATAAGGAACGTGAGCGTTTCTTTTACAAGTGGGTCATCCGTAAGTGGGATAAGGTTTTCGTAACCTATTTTGGCACGTGCTTCACCCGCCATGTTGGAACGCAGGTCCACTGTCAGGTCAGCATTGGCCGATACATAGGTGGCACACCATGGGTTCCCGTTGCTATCGGTCAGTACGGGACTGCCGGGAGCTGTTACCAGAAAGGCAGGATTGGTGAAGGCTTGGTGGATAAGATCCTCTTTGCCTGCTTTTCCTTCCATCATGGTACGCAGAGGAGTATCTTCCAACACATCCTTCATTTCTCCGTTTACTGGTCCGAGGAGCATCTGGATGGTTGCACCTACGATTTCAAGATGACCGAACTCCTCAGTGGCAATATCCATGAGCATGTCATATTTGTCAGGGTAGGGGTTATGGCAACTGAATGCCTGTACAAAATACTGTAGAGCGGATTTCAACTCACCGTTGGCCCCTCCGAATGCCTCAAGCATCACACGAGCAAAACGAGGATCCGGCTGTGATACACGGGCATTGAACTGAAGATCTTTTACATGGTAAAACATAACAGATTCATTTTTAAGTTAATAATTCAGGTTAATTTTAGATGTACATCTGTATATTAAAGATAGGAATATCCTTGCCGGGCCGTATATACAGACCGGAAGAGGTTTGTCCAATCAAGTCAAGAGGGTAAAGTTGTCGGTAGAGATATAAATGAGAAAGGATCGGAGAAAATAAATTTTATTCCTCCAGTTTGTCCAGTTCAGACATATATTTCTTTATATAATGACAATTTCCGTCGCATATCCTTTTCCGCACTCCCACGGAAAGGGAAGAGTCCATACATTTGTTTCCGAACAGACAGCTGCACCTGAGTCTATACGCTTCCAAGCTTTTATTCCTCTCATCCGTACGGCCCTCTGTATAGGCGGACAGGCATAGCGTGTACAATTCTTCATAACTCTTTTCCCGCAGGGATGCGGGAGTATATTGGCATTTATTGTTCCATTTCATATTCATTAATCATTAATTCAGGTGAAATGGATCGGGAAGCATTGAAAATACATCCCGTAATTTTAGTTGCTTGTTATAGTAGCCTATTTTTTGGCTTCTAAAGCAGCTGCATGGACTTTACTTTTCAGGGTGTCAGCCTTTTCGGCAACGTCAAAGGTCGCATCTGCAACCTTATCGGCGGTTTTGGTCCCTGCATCCAGTGCTTTGTCTCTCACGGTTTCTGCAAGGCTTTCAGCACGATCGGCAATCTTTGCCATGGCATTGTGAATTTTCTTTTTTAGCATCTTGGCTTTTGCCGTACGTGAAAAACGTTGAGCAAGTGCTCCGATAGCCGAACCTATTGCCAGCCCAATCAAAAAGTTAGATTTACTAGTTTCCATAATTAAAAAGGGTTTAGGTTAATAAAAAATTAAATATCAGTTCTTCTGGGATGACGAAAGAAGGATATGATCCACAATAATAGAACTGCACCGATAACAGAGGTGAAAAGGCTACCCAGAAGGCCTGTGGTAGTAATTCCCAACAAGCCGAATACCCAGCCACCCAATACGCCACCTACAATACCTACGAGTAGGTTAATGAGAAGTCCGAAACCGCCTCCTCTCATAATCTTGCCGGCTATGAGTCCGGCAACGATTCCAATGATAATGTACCAAATAAAATACATAATATTAAGTTTTAGTTAAAATAATACTGTTGGAACAGATGGCTTGAGGAATCATATTAGACGGAAAACCATCGGTTCCGTTTTGAAAAAAAAACATGCTGTGTAAGAAAATGGTTTGGGTGTAAAAAAGGATTTAACAACAATTTTCATTTTAATAATAGGCTGGCTGGCCATATTAGTACTGTTTATATGTTTATCCTCTGTAGTGTTTTATTGCCAGGTAACTATGTCATGCAGTCAATATTTCAAACTTGTAATAGATAAAAGTTGTGGCTTAATATTTTGATAATAAATGATATAACTCCATATGTCGTTCTTTCTGATGGCCGTTGGCTGAAGATGTATAACAACCGAAGATGCCTTGATACTATGGTATTGAATTCTCTCAGAGTTGTTTATAAGTAAACATAATCCTTCTTTCATCGTTATAATCTACACATATAAAATTTATGATATGAAAGGATTATTGTTAATTGGAATTTTTATGTTTTGCCCCGTTTCCATCTTATGGGGACAGGATAGGATAAAGCAATACGCAGGGACAGCCATGCCGTATCCTGTTGTGAAAGACTCGTTTGGCTTTTTTCAGGATAGTATGGTTCCGTTTTATATTAATCATCTGGGAAGACATGGAGCGCGTTTTCCAACTTCAGGAAAGGCTTTGAATAGAGTGAAGGAGATTTTGGAATTGGCTCAGCGAGAAAATAGGCTAACATCAGGAGGGGTAACCTTGCTTTCTACAATACAGAATCTATCGGAAACTTTTGACGGACAATGGGGGAAGTTATCAGTGGTGGGAGAGGAGGAACAACGGGGTATTGCCAGACGTATGATAGAACGCTATCCACAGTTATTCAGTGATTCTGCCAAAGTGCAGGCAATTGCGACATATGTTCCCCGTTGCATACATAGTATGGATGCATTTCTTGCTTGTATGGTGGAGTTTAATTCTTCTTTACACATACAACGCAATGAAGGGAAGCAATATAATGATATTCTTCGTTTCTTCGATTTAAACCAATCTTATGTTGATTATAAAGAAAATGGTGATTGGCGTCCTATATACGAGACTTTTATGCGACGAAAGATTTCTCCTGCTTCTGTTATGAAAAACTTCTTTCTGGAATCAGGGCAGGAAACAGATAAGGAGGCAGAGGAATTTGTCATGGCTTTATTCTCCATTGCTGCCATACTACCAGATACAGGTACTCCGATAAATTTGGATGGTCTTTTCACAATAGGTGAATGGGATAATTACTGGCAGACTCAGAATTTGCGACAATATATGAGTAAAAGTTCTTCGCCGGTTGGGCGAATGTTGCCTGTTGCAATTGCATGGCCTCTGCTATCAGAATTTATTCATTCAGCTGATGAAGTGATAAAGGGCAAGTCGGATACCAGGGCGAACTTTCGTTTTGCTCATGCAGAGACAGTTATTCCTTTTGTAGCATTAATGGGTATAGAAGGAACGGATGTTAAAGTTGTTGTTCTTGATTCTGTATCTAAATATTGGAAAGATTATGAGATTGCTCCGATGGCTGCTAATGTACAGTGGATTTTTTATCATGACAAGGCTCGAGAAATATGGGTGAAATTTCTTTTGAATGAAAAAGAAATGACACTTCCTGTTTCAACTTCCCGTTTTCCTTATTATCGATGGGAAACTGTCTGCATGTATTTAAAGAAACGGGTTGAAATGGCGAAAAAGGTACTTGAATCTTTTTCAGATGATTGTAAATAAGGTAGATATGGGTTGAGTATTGGTGTGGTATGATTGTGATAGAATTGAAAAAGTATCTGTATTATCCCGGCGGTATAGAAATCATTATATACCGTCGGGATTTTTTTTGTTACATTGGATTTATATTAGTGGGGTGATTTGAGGATAAAGTGTGCGTACTATTTTTTCTCTTTTGCCAAATCAGCCAATTCATCCTTTTCAACGTAAATCGTTCGTGTTGGGAATGCGAAATCAATGCCTGCTTTATTGAATGAGTCTAGAATCTCCATATTTACATTTGAAGTTACCATTAAAATATCTCCCTGTTTTTCTATAAAATATATGTACATGATGTTCAGTGCAGAGTCTGTGTATTCTGTAAAAACAGCTGTGGTATCTGATGGTTTGGAAGATACATTTTCTATTCTTTTAGGAATGGCTTTCAGTATATTTAAAGCTTCTTTCATTTTTTCAGATGTTGTGTTGTATGTCAATCCAAGTTTCAAGACGACTCGACGCATCGGTTCGGAAGAGATATTTATGATAGAAGCATCTGTAACTTTATAATTAGGGAAAGTGATGATACGTTTATTGTAGTCCATGATTTTTGTACTTCGAACTCCAACATCAATCACAGTACCTTCGATATTATCCACGCGAATCGTATCACCTATGTTGAAAGGCTTATCTGTCAATATAGTGAAAGCGCCGAACACATTTTTTACAGTGTCTTGGGCTGCTAAGGCAAATGCGATACCTCCAATACCCAGAGTACCTAATAATGCACCAATATTGACTCCAATATTACTTAAGGCCATTACAAGACCGATTATCCACACAATGACCAGTATTGTCCGTCTGATAATGGGCATCATTTTGTTGTTTTGTCCATCCGATTGTCGTCCCCAGTAGATTTGCAATAAACTACTGGATAATCGGGCAAATATCCATGTGATATCCAGAATAATCAGTATCTTGTAAGCATTATCTATTACTTTTACAAAACTATCCGGAGAAACAAGCCTGTGAATAGCTATCCAAATACCTAATAACATAATTGCAAACTTGACGGGTGATTCTAAAGAATAATAAATTATATCATCCAGCCGATTATTGGTACGGGTGATAAATGGATTGAGTACTTTTCTGCTGAAGAATGATATTAACTTCATCAAAACAATTGTTCCTAAAATAATAAGTATGGAAATACCCCAGTCTTCTAAAGTATTTCCCCAGATTTCTCTTTCTAACATAGCTGGAAATTTTTTAATTAAACATTTTATGGAATATCCTTGATTTTGGATTATGTAAAAACAAACGGATAAAGAAAAATTCCTATTCATAATCAAGTAAATTATGTATATGAAAAGAAATATTAAGATAATTTGCATTACTCCATTGGAGATGGTTAAAAACATTGGAGGCGTTTTTATAATGCTTAATGTGATGTTGTGTTATACTTTTTTCTTACTAAACTATAATTTACATTTATAGTGGGAACCATCTTATTATTTATTTTGTTAAGTTACTCATCAATTTTAAATTAAATAGTTATGGAAAATGGAGTAATGATGCAGTATTTTGAGTGGAATCTTCCGAATGACGGAAAGTTGTGGAAACAGTTGAGAGAGGATGCGTCGCATCTACATGAAATAGGTGTGACAGCGATCTGGATACCACCTGCATATAAAGCAGATGAACAGCAGGATGAAGGATATGCTACTTATGATTTGTATGATTTGGGTGAGTTTGAACAAAAAGGAACTGTGAGGACTAAATACGGAACGAAAGATGAATTGAAGGAGATGATTGATGAACTTCACAAAAATAAGATTGCTGTATATCTGGATGTCGTTTTGAATCATAAAGCAGGTGGTGATTTTACGGAAAAGTTTATGGTGGTGGAAGTAGATCCTGATCAAAGAAATAAAGCTTTGGGGAAACCTTATGAAATACAAGGATGGACCGGATATAGCTTTCATGGACGTAAAGATAAATATTCGGATTTTAAGTGGCATTATTATCATTTTTCCGGGACTGGATTTGATGATGCTCGAAAGCGAAGTGGTATATTTCAGATTCAAGGAGAAGGAAAAGCCTGGAGTGATGGTGTAGATGAAGAGAATGGCAATTACGATTTTCTTTTATGTAATGATATTGACCTGGATCACCCTGAGGTTGTCGCCGAACTGGATCGTTGGGGCAAATGGGTTTCAAATGAACTTGATCTTGATGGAATGCGTTTGGATGCAATTAAGCATATGAAAGATCAGTTCGTTGCACAGTTTCTGGATACGGTAAGAAGTGAGAGAGGTGATGACTTCTATGCTGTGGGAGAATATTGGAACGGTGACTTGGAAACATTGGATAATTATCTGGAAGCAGTAGGGCATAAAGTTAACTTGTTTGATGTTCCGTTACATTATAATATGTTTCAGGCATCACAAGAAGGAAAAGATTATGATTTGCGGAATATTCTGAAGAATACTTTAGTGGAGCACCATTGTGAACTTGCTGTGACTTTTGTTGATAATCATGATTCGCAGCATGGAAGTTCTTTGGAATCACAGGTTGAAGATTGGTTCAAGCCATTGGCGTATGGTCTTATTTTTATGATGAAGGATGGTTATCCCTGTTTGTTCTATGGTGATTATTATGGGGTGAAAGGAGAGAAATCGCCACATACTAAAATTATAGATATTCTATTGAATGCAAGGAAAAAGTATGCGTATGGTGATCAAGTTGATTATTTCGACCATCCATCAACCGTAGGCTTTATTCGTACAGGAGATGGGGAACATGTTAATTCAGGCTTGGTATTTTTAATCTCGAATGATGAAGCGGGAAGTAAAACGATGTGTTTAGGGAAAGAACATGCAGGTGAAGTGTGGTGCGAAATTACCGGAAGTATTCCGGATGAAGTAACTTTGGATAAAGAAGGAAATGGAGAGTTCTCTGTGGATGCGCGTAATCTTGCTGTTTGGGTAAAAAAAGCATGAGATGACGGAACAATTCATAGGAAAGAAAAAGTTAAGCCTATCCTTATTAATCAAGATTGTAAAGGATACCGGACAAGGGTTTATTGATGATAGTGTCACTAGATTAAGCGGATCGTTAGCTTATGCGACACTATTTTCAATTATCCCCTTTCTTTCTCTTTTAGTTACTATTGGGGTAGCTTTGCATATGGATTTGGCTAATCAGTTGTATATTCAGTTGGAACCGATAGTGGGAGCGGAGGTAATTGGGGCACTTCGCTTAATTATAGAAAATGCAGAAAGAACGGACTCTTCCGCATCTGCAGCTATTGTTAGCCTGGGAATTTCTATATTTGGTGCTACTACCATTTTTGCAGAAATACAAAGTTCCTTAAATTCGATTTGGGGAATAAAGGCCGTGCCAAAGAAGAGTTGGCTGAAATATATTCAGAATCGGTTACTTTCATTCTCGATAATTTTAGTATTTGCTTTCGTGCTTCTGATAACATTTAGTATAACCAATATTATTGGAGACTTGAGCAATAAGTTTATGGCCAGCTATCCGGAAGTGGCAGGGTTTATTGTGAAAGTTGTGGGACAAGTATTAAACATAGGTGTTACAGTTATTATTTTTGTATTGATTTTTAAGGTTCTGCCTGATGCAAAAATAAAAAGTAAGGATGTTTTTATTGGAGCTGTAGTGACAACGCTATTATTGTTGGTAGGGCAATGGGGAATATCCTTTTACATCGGAATTGCGAATGTAGGAACTATCTATGGTGCAGCGGCATTCATGGTTGTTTTTATTACATGGATTTATTATTCTGCCATTATTGTCTACGCAGGTGCAGAGTTCACTAAAGCATGGGCTAATGAAATGGGAAGCAAAATTTTCCCGGATGAATATGCGGTAGCAACGAAAATGGTTGAAGTACGTGAGCCTTGACAAGTGGAGGCCCTTGTTTTGCATTCCGGTCAATAATAGTAATATTAGTACTGGGGGATATCATAAACGACTTAAAGAATATCATGTCATACAAAGTATACCCCCGTAAAAGTAATCATCTAAATAATACCATAGTTAAGAATTTCTTTTTGGGTTAAAAGGAAAAGAGCCCAATGTAATATCGGACTCTTTCTTAAATAAGTAAACAATTTACTGTCAAACTTTTCGGGGTAGTTCATTAGAATCTGTACCCATATCCCAGCATGATAGCTACATTGTCATCCTTGGCAAACATAAACCTAGCCTCGGCATTCAGATAACTACGTTCGGAGATAGGTAGTGTAATACCCCCTCCCAGATTAAAGGCGAATTTGGTGGAGTTGCTTCGGTCTATTTCTATTTCTTTACCGTCTACTTCCATACTCTTTTTCCCATAGAAATTATTTTGCATGCCGATGCCTGCAAGAGGGTATACGGAAAATCCCTGACCGTCTTTCTTGAAATTGAATACATAATGGAAATTCACGCTCACATCCAATCCGGTAATCTTGTCTTTAGGAAAATAGAAAGTTACATCCGGAGCAATCCGGAGATTATTCGCTATCGCGTAACGTCCTTGTACTCCCAAACCGAACCTCTCATAGTTCGTTTGATAACCGATGTTGCCCATCAAAGAGCCTTCACCTTTAACTGTTTGGGCATTTATGCCCACAGATGCCAATGCAATCATGGCCAGCAAGAATAATTTTTTCATAATTAAGGCATTTAGTTAATAAAATATTTATTTAAAAGAAGAATGATCTCCTTTTAATGGAAATAACAAACGTTTGCTTACATTTGTTTGCTATATATTGTTACATATACAAAGATTTTTGATGTTAAGATACGAGCGCTTTTCTCAATTTTTTATAAAGCAAAAAATGATGTTAATTCCGTTTTTATGCCTCGAACCATTTTTTTTAATGCTGTGTTTTTAGTATATGGCAGGGATTAAAGTTGGTTACATTTGAATTGCCAGTTTGTAGAGAAAGGAGCAAGTGGTATATTACATTGTCGTAACTGACTGAACCTGCATTGTTACGAAAGGATAAAATATCAGGATTGTTTCATTATTAAAATCTACAGCCATGAAAAGTCTAAGTTTTGATTTGCGGATCAGGCTAATAGCCAGTTCTGTCATCGGGGCAATCGTTTATTTCTTTTCAAGTTCCCGCAGGTAGGTAAAGTGATAATAAAATAAAGGATCGCAGGATATGCCTTTATATTGGAAATAAGCGGATGATATATCTATCTATATATTTACATGTAAATTTCAGAACTGAGTGTGTTACTTTAAAAAATAGTTTATGTATTTTTTATGGTACATTATTATCGGGACTTATAACAGAAAGAAAATTGAACTTTAATTATTTTAATCGTTTAAAACCAACTTAATTATGGAAAATAGAAATTCTAGTTTATGGATCGGCCTGGGAATAGGTACGGTCATCGGTACTCTGGCTTATCGTTTCTCACGTACTTCAAAAGCCAAGAAATTGAAGGAAAAAGTATTTAACGCTTTTCATAAGATAACCGGTCAGACGGAAGACCTGTTAGATGAAGCTAAGGAAAAAGTGGCGGATACCGGAAAAGTTGTAGTGGATAAGGCAGTCGATAAAGTTCAAGATGGCGCTGATGCTGTAAAGGACGCATTGAAAGGTGCGAAGAAAGATGTCAAACAAGGAGCTGAAAAGGCCAAGACAGAAATAAAGGAAGGGTATGAAGATGTAAAAAAAAGAAGCAAGTGAAAACTTAATTGATTTTTTTATATATCATTCTGTTAGTAGTAATATCTTATATAAAGAAGAATTATGATTGGATTTGTAATATGGATTATAGGATTGGTCTTAACTATCAAAGCTGCTCTAGAGATATGGCGTATTCATGCGCCGGCGGAAAGAAGGTTAATAGCCATTATCCTGGTAGTTTTGACCAGTTGGGTAGGATTGTTGTTCTATTACTTTTATGGTAAGCCTCGTATGGCACAGTGGCTGGGGACCGGTCTTGAAAGGTATTGATGGTCACATAGCTGTTTATGCTGAATAGATAGGAATATCCCAAAATAAAAATGTGTTGGTTGATAGAAGTGACCGATTTATTTTTGTTTTGGGATGTTTGTATAGGAGTATACAAAGGTAATGTCAAAAGTATATGAGACTTGTCATTATGATAATATTTTAGGCACGGATTACGCGGGGTAAATTAAAACCGTGAAATCCGTACCTAAAAGAATGCACAGAGAGAGAGGTCTTTTCTTCTTGTCTGTCTTACCAATATTTTTCGATTCTATCATAGCCGAAAACGTGACTACGTTCATCTTTAATATCTTGCAGCTTATGACAAATTATTTGCGCTCCGATCATGCTGAAAGTGATTCCGTTTCCGCCATATCCCAGATCGAAAAATATTCGTTCCTTGCCGGGCCAATTGCCGATGAAAGGTAGCCCGTCTTTGGTGCTACTGAAGGTACCGCACCATGCCATTTCTGTTTTGAAAGGGATATCGGGGAATAGTTTTCTGATTTTTCTCTCCAAGATACGGATTTTCTTTCTGAGTAGTGAGTCACGGTGTTCTGGATCGCTGAACTTTTCATCCTCACCACCTACAATAATACGGTTTCCGTCGGTGGTACGGATATAAAGATATGGATCGGCTGTTTCCCAGATCAGGCAATGTTCCGGCCAGAGATATTCGGGGGCTACCGGATGTGATATGAGTGCATAAGTAGAAGTCAAATCCATAATTTTTTTGGGAAGGAATTGTCCGGCCTCAAATCCGGTGGCTACGATTACATATCCGCACTTAATTTTATTTCCTTTGTCTGTTATCATGATACAGCCATCAGATGTTTCAGTGCACTTCTTTATGTTGGTATGGGTAAAGACCTTCAGACCGTTCTCCTTCATATGATAGGTGAGCAGTCCGGTTGCAGCTCTGTAGGCATCCATCTGTGCGGATGTTTCATTCACCAGGGCATTGCCGGGCACTTTCACCTTATATCGTTTTCTGATTTCTTGTTTCTTGAGCAGATTGACCGGCAATTCATGCTTTTGCCGTATTTCGTATTCTTGTTCCAGAAGTTTGTTGTCTGCCGAGCAGCTGGCATAAAAGACGCTGGACAATTGCTCAAATCCGGCATCGACATCTGTTTCCTTTAGTACTTTCTTTATATCAGAAATGGATTGCAGGCATGCATGATAGGCGGTTGCTGCATTTTCTTCGCTGATGATTTTTGCCATCCGGCAGAGGGGTACGTCTATTTCATATTGTAGTAAAGCGGTACTTGCAGCAGAGCTTCCGGTTGCGATGCTGCGTTTGTCAATCACGCAACATTCTATTCCGGCACGACACAATTCGTGTGCCATCAAAGCGCCTGTTATACCCGAACCTACGATGACGATATCTGTTGACAGATCATCCTCCAAAGGGTGGAAATAGTCCAATAGGGAATTTCTGACGATCCAATAGGGTAAACCTGAATGTAAGTCCATAATATATTTTGTTAATTCCCCCTTACTTTCTTCCTGTTGAGAAACAGGAAGAAAGTAAGGGGGGAGTGAGAAATGGGAAAGCCGTTTTATTGAAATTTGCTTTCCGTTTACGGTAGTAGATTATTTGCCTTCTTCGATAGTACAAATGCTGACACGGTTCCAGTCCGGTTCGGAGAACATATCACCGATTCCTTGTCCTTCGGCGGTAATGCGGGTGTCGTTAATCTTGTATTTTTTTACAAGTATGGACTTCACAGCTTGAGCACGTGCTTTTGCCAGTTTCTCATTGAAAGCGAGGTTACCTTCGGGAGAGGCATATCCTTTGATGACGACTTTAGCTTCGGGATGTTTTTTCATGTAAATGGCTACACGTTCCACATTAGGCAGTTGGGAAGCATCAACCACGGACTTTCCTTGTCTGAAGGTGATGATGGATTCTGGAATGCGGTTGGTTTTTACCACGGTTTCTATGTTGGCAGCTTGGGTTCTGCAATCTGCCAGCTCCTTTTGTAAGTTGTTGGCCTGTTGTACGGCATTGCTCAGTTGCATGTCCTTGTCGCTCAGTTGTGATCGCAGACGGTTGACTGCATCATTTAGCTCGCCTACTTCTACTGGGTCGTAAGGCTTCACTGTTGTGAAATGATGTGAGCCGTTGCTACA from Bacteroides sp. MSB163 includes:
- a CDS encoding manganese catalase family protein, translating into MFYHVKDLQFNARVSQPDPRFARVMLEAFGGANGELKSALQYFVQAFSCHNPYPDKYDMLMDIATEEFGHLEIVGATIQMLLGPVNGEMKDVLEDTPLRTMMEGKAGKEDLIHQAFTNPAFLVTAPGSPVLTDSNGNPWCATYVSANADLTVDLRSNMAGEARAKIGYENLIPLTDDPLVKETLTFLMTREVTHFQQFEAALETIQPNFPPGVFQTSPRYSNLYFNDSKGKETRGPWNEGKSTRLKEEWQYIENPLEEVRSTDGLLQRKPEGTKRTEKEVRQTDEKLAKERSSEILSHIPKGEMRWCEYGNAKNGNK
- a CDS encoding YtxH domain-containing protein, with translation METSKSNFLIGLAIGSAIGALAQRFSRTAKAKMLKKKIHNAMAKIADRAESLAETVRDKALDAGTKTADKVADATFDVAEKADTLKSKVHAAALEAKK
- a CDS encoding GlsB/YeaQ/YmgE family stress response membrane protein, whose protein sequence is MYFIWYIIIGIVAGLIAGKIMRGGGFGLLINLLVGIVGGVLGGWVFGLLGITTTGLLGSLFTSVIGAVLLLWIISFFRHPRRTDI
- a CDS encoding histidine-type phosphatase → MKGLLLIGIFMFCPVSILWGQDRIKQYAGTAMPYPVVKDSFGFFQDSMVPFYINHLGRHGARFPTSGKALNRVKEILELAQRENRLTSGGVTLLSTIQNLSETFDGQWGKLSVVGEEEQRGIARRMIERYPQLFSDSAKVQAIATYVPRCIHSMDAFLACMVEFNSSLHIQRNEGKQYNDILRFFDLNQSYVDYKENGDWRPIYETFMRRKISPASVMKNFFLESGQETDKEAEEFVMALFSIAAILPDTGTPINLDGLFTIGEWDNYWQTQNLRQYMSKSSSPVGRMLPVAIAWPLLSEFIHSADEVIKGKSDTRANFRFAHAETVIPFVALMGIEGTDVKVVVLDSVSKYWKDYEIAPMAANVQWIFYHDKAREIWVKFLLNEKEMTLPVSTSRFPYYRWETVCMYLKKRVEMAKKVLESFSDDCK
- a CDS encoding mechanosensitive ion channel family protein; this translates as MLEREIWGNTLEDWGISILIILGTIVLMKLISFFSRKVLNPFITRTNNRLDDIIYYSLESPVKFAIMLLGIWIAIHRLVSPDSFVKVIDNAYKILIILDITWIFARLSSSLLQIYWGRQSDGQNNKMMPIIRRTILVIVWIIGLVMALSNIGVNIGALLGTLGIGGIAFALAAQDTVKNVFGAFTILTDKPFNIGDTIRVDNIEGTVIDVGVRSTKIMDYNKRIITFPNYKVTDASIINISSEPMRRVVLKLGLTYNTTSEKMKEALNILKAIPKRIENVSSKPSDTTAVFTEYTDSALNIMYIYFIEKQGDILMVTSNVNMEILDSFNKAGIDFAFPTRTIYVEKDELADLAKEKK
- a CDS encoding alpha-amylase — protein: MENGVMMQYFEWNLPNDGKLWKQLREDASHLHEIGVTAIWIPPAYKADEQQDEGYATYDLYDLGEFEQKGTVRTKYGTKDELKEMIDELHKNKIAVYLDVVLNHKAGGDFTEKFMVVEVDPDQRNKALGKPYEIQGWTGYSFHGRKDKYSDFKWHYYHFSGTGFDDARKRSGIFQIQGEGKAWSDGVDEENGNYDFLLCNDIDLDHPEVVAELDRWGKWVSNELDLDGMRLDAIKHMKDQFVAQFLDTVRSERGDDFYAVGEYWNGDLETLDNYLEAVGHKVNLFDVPLHYNMFQASQEGKDYDLRNILKNTLVEHHCELAVTFVDNHDSQHGSSLESQVEDWFKPLAYGLIFMMKDGYPCLFYGDYYGVKGEKSPHTKIIDILLNARKKYAYGDQVDYFDHPSTVGFIRTGDGEHVNSGLVFLISNDEAGSKTMCLGKEHAGEVWCEITGSIPDEVTLDKEGNGEFSVDARNLAVWVKKA
- a CDS encoding YihY/virulence factor BrkB family protein, which codes for MTEQFIGKKKLSLSLLIKIVKDTGQGFIDDSVTRLSGSLAYATLFSIIPFLSLLVTIGVALHMDLANQLYIQLEPIVGAEVIGALRLIIENAERTDSSASAAIVSLGISIFGATTIFAEIQSSLNSIWGIKAVPKKSWLKYIQNRLLSFSIILVFAFVLLITFSITNIIGDLSNKFMASYPEVAGFIVKVVGQVLNIGVTVIIFVLIFKVLPDAKIKSKDVFIGAVVTTLLLLVGQWGISFYIGIANVGTIYGAAAFMVVFITWIYYSAIIVYAGAEFTKAWANEMGSKIFPDEYAVATKMVEVREP
- a CDS encoding outer membrane protein, whose translation is MKKLFLLAMIALASVGINAQTVKGEGSLMGNIGYQTNYERFGLGVQGRYAIANNLRIAPDVTFYFPKDKITGLDVSVNFHYVFNFKKDGQGFSVYPLAGIGMQNNFYGKKSMEVDGKEIEIDRSNSTKFAFNLGGGITLPISERSYLNAEARFMFAKDDNVAIMLGYGYRF
- a CDS encoding YtxH domain-containing protein, yielding MENRNSSLWIGLGIGTVIGTLAYRFSRTSKAKKLKEKVFNAFHKITGQTEDLLDEAKEKVADTGKVVVDKAVDKVQDGADAVKDALKGAKKDVKQGAEKAKTEIKEGYEDVKKRSK
- a CDS encoding NAD(P)/FAD-dependent oxidoreductase, which codes for MDLHSGLPYWIVRNSLLDYFHPLEDDLSTDIVIVGSGITGALMAHELCRAGIECCVIDKRSIATGSSAASTALLQYEIDVPLCRMAKIISEENAATAYHACLQSISDIKKVLKETDVDAGFEQLSSVFYASCSADNKLLEQEYEIRQKHELPVNLLKKQEIRKRYKVKVPGNALVNETSAQMDAYRAATGLLTYHMKENGLKVFTHTNIKKCTETSDGCIMITDKGNKIKCGYVIVATGFEAGQFLPKKIMDLTSTYALISHPVAPEYLWPEHCLIWETADPYLYIRTTDGNRIIVGGEDEKFSDPEHRDSLLRKKIRILERKIRKLFPDIPFKTEMAWCGTFSSTKDGLPFIGNWPGKERIFFDLGYGGNGITFSMIGAQIICHKLQDIKDERSHVFGYDRIEKYW